The segment TATATAGGCATAAGAATGCCCTATTATAAAATATGTTCTCTCAAAAAAAGCTTGTTAAAATAATTAAATCCTAAATATTATGTACAACTTTTCCCAGCACCTGCAGGAAATCAAATCTCTGGTAAAATCCCTTACAGAGGAACAATACCAGTTTAAATCACCGTTGCTTTCCGGTGCCTCTATCGGGCAACATACAAGGCATATATTAGAATTTTACTTATGTCTTGTTGAAGGCAGGCATAAAGGGATAGTAAATTACGATAAGCGGGAAAGAAACCTGGATATTGAAACCAACCTGAAGTTTGCCATTTATACCATTGATAAAATATGCAGTAATGTTTCCACCTATAATATTTGTTGTGAATTAATACTTGAAGGAAATTTTTCCAATGAAGGCGAAGAATCAGTAAGTGTAAAAACATCTTATTTTAGGGAACTGGCTTATAATCTTGAACACAGCATACATCACCAAGCATTAATTAAGATAGGCCTAAAGGAACAAAACCTTGACCACCTGATCCCAGACAATTTCGGAATAGCTGCTGCCACCATCAGATACAAGGGAAAATGTGCACAGTAAGCTATATTCCAACCTCTGCCGGGTTCATCCTTACCTCAAGCCGGGATGAAAGTGTTTACAGGCCTACCCTGGCTCCTGAAAGATATTTTCATAACGGAAACATTTTAATTTATCCCAAAGATGAATTGGCCGGAGGAACCTGGATAGCAGCGAATAATAACGGTAGAATGGCCTGCCTGCTAAACGGGGCTTTTGAAAACCATATTAAAAAAGAAAAATATGAAAAGAGTAGGGGACAAGTATTATTGGAAAGCTTTGAATATGAATCCTGTGGAACTTTTTATAAAAATGTAAATTTGATTGGCGTTGAGCCTTTTACATTGTTATTGATTGACAAACAAAATTTCAATGAATTAAGATGGGACGGCAGACAAAAACATATCAAAACGGTTAACCCTGCTATTCCTGAAATATGGTCGTCTGTAACTTTATATAATCAAGAGGCCATTGAGCAAAGAAGAAAATGGTTTTTCAGGTGGATTAAAAACAAAATCGATATACCCGGATTTGATATTGCAGGCTTTCATTCCGGCTTTCATGGAGAAAACATGGAAAATGATATCGTAATGAAACGAAATGGAGGGCTTCAAACCTTAAGTATATCCCAAATAATAATCAGGAAAAATTCAGGGCACTTCAGCTATATTGATTTGGTAAAGAAGGAAACGCACAGATATGACCTGAACAAAGATAAAAAGCTCACATAAGGTTTTGAATTCATCCTTTTAGGCATCTCCCGCGAAACACAAAAGCTTTTGTCAAAAAGTTTTCCTGCTCTTAGCGATAAAACATATTTAAGTATTTGCTTAAATAAGAAAATACTTTGTAACTTTGTAACTTTATAAACCAAAAAGAGGAAATTATGAAAAATAATCAATCGTGTATCAGGGTCTTTGCGGACCAAACACAAATAAGCGAATGCAAGGACAAGTTACAATCCAATGCTCAGGCTTTTGCTCAATTGAGCAACTTGTTGGCTTTGGCAGGTAATGAAGTAAGGTTGAAAATTATGTTTCTGTTGGAAGAAGAAAATGAACTCTGCCCCTGCGATCTTGCCGACATTCTCGGAATGAGCATCCCTGCCGTTTCACAACACTTACGAAAAATGAAAGATGGAAATATAATTGAAGCAAGACGTTCCGCCCAAACCATCTTT is part of the Bacteroidota bacterium genome and harbors:
- a CDS encoding NRDE family protein, whose product is MCTVSYIPTSAGFILTSSRDESVYRPTLAPERYFHNGNILIYPKDELAGGTWIAANNNGRMACLLNGAFENHIKKEKYEKSRGQVLLESFEYESCGTFYKNVNLIGVEPFTLLLIDKQNFNELRWDGRQKHIKTVNPAIPEIWSSVTLYNQEAIEQRRKWFFRWIKNKIDIPGFDIAGFHSGFHGENMENDIVMKRNGGLQTLSISQIIIRKNSGHFSYIDLVKKETHRYDLNKDKKLT
- a CDS encoding winged helix-turn-helix transcriptional regulator, producing MKNNQSCIRVFADQTQISECKDKLQSNAQAFAQLSNLLALAGNEVRLKIMFLLEEENELCPCDLADILGMSIPAVSQHLRKMKDGNIIEARRSAQTIFYSLKAEQLKLLRPFFKYIINQNLKTV